A genomic stretch from Streptomyces sp. QL37 includes:
- a CDS encoding efflux RND transporter permease subunit, which translates to MSWLSRFSLAQRALIGLISIVALVFGAIAIPQLKQQLLPTIELPMVSVLAPYQGASPDVVEKQVVEPLEDAIKAVDGVEGITSTASEGNAVVMASFDFGDEGTKQLVADIQQAVNRARIQLPDDVDPQVIAGSTDDIPTVVLAVTSDEDQQALADRLDRTVVPALEDIEGVGQVAVDGVQELQVSVVPDDRKLAAAGLNAASLAQALQAGGATVPAGSFAESGKSRTVQVGGSFTSLQQIEDLKVSAADPAAGKPGKPVRVGDVATVKQEPATAVSITRTNGKQSLAVMATMDKDGSAVAISDAVEDKLPDLREDLGAGAELTVVSDQGPAVSKAISGLTTEGALGLLFAVVVILVFLASIRSTLVTAVSIPLSVVLALIVLWTRDLSLNMLTLGALTIAIGRVVDDSIVVLENIKRHLGYGEERQSAIITAVREVAGAVTSSTLTTVAVFLPIGLVGGMVGQLFGSFSLTVTAALLASLLVSLTVVPVLSYWFLRAPRGTAANPDEARRKAEEKEAASRLQRIYVPVLRFATRRRITSIVIAFVVLFGTFGMAPLLKTNFFDQGEQEVLSIKQELTPGTSLAAADEAAQKVEKVLAADKGVEDYQVTVGSSGFMAAFGGGSGANQASYQVTLKDSADFDATQERIDEALGKLDGIGDTTIAAGDGFGSQDLSVVVKAADADVLKKASEAVRAEVAELKDVTDVQSDLAQSVPRISVKANDKAADAGFNQTTLGAAVAGAVRGTPSGKAIMDDTERDVMVRSSRPATTMAELKALPLGPVELGDIADVELVPGPVTMTRIDGQRAATITAKPTGDNTGAVSTSLQTKINDLDLPEGATATIGGVSQDQDDAFMKLGLAMLAAIAIVFMLLVATFRSLIQPLILLVSIPFAATGAIGLLVATGTPMGVPAMIGMLMLIGIVVTNAIVLIDLINQYRAQGMGVVEAVVEGGRHRLRPILMTALATIFALLPMALGVTGEGGFISQPLAVVVIGGLITSTLLTLLLVPTLYAMVELRKERRAKKKAAKREAAPEAPEEATSEEPEPAKA; encoded by the coding sequence ATGTCCTGGCTGTCCAGATTCAGCCTCGCGCAACGGGCCCTGATCGGGCTGATCTCGATCGTCGCGCTCGTTTTCGGAGCGATAGCGATCCCGCAGCTCAAGCAGCAGCTGCTGCCCACCATCGAACTCCCGATGGTGTCGGTGCTGGCGCCCTACCAGGGTGCGTCCCCCGATGTGGTCGAGAAGCAGGTCGTCGAACCTCTCGAGGACGCCATCAAGGCCGTCGACGGCGTCGAGGGCATCACCTCGACCGCCAGCGAGGGCAACGCCGTCGTCATGGCGAGCTTCGACTTCGGTGACGAAGGCACGAAGCAGCTCGTCGCCGACATCCAGCAGGCCGTGAACCGCGCCCGCATCCAGCTGCCCGACGACGTGGACCCGCAGGTCATCGCGGGTTCGACGGACGACATCCCGACCGTCGTCCTCGCCGTCACCTCCGACGAGGACCAGCAGGCGCTCGCCGACAGGCTGGACCGCACCGTCGTCCCGGCGCTCGAGGACATCGAGGGCGTCGGCCAGGTCGCGGTCGACGGCGTCCAGGAACTCCAGGTCTCCGTCGTCCCCGACGACAGGAAGCTCGCCGCGGCGGGCCTGAACGCCGCCTCGCTGGCCCAGGCACTCCAGGCCGGCGGAGCCACCGTCCCGGCCGGCTCCTTCGCCGAGTCGGGCAAGAGCCGCACCGTCCAGGTGGGCGGCTCCTTCACCTCGCTCCAGCAGATCGAGGACCTGAAGGTCTCCGCGGCGGACCCGGCGGCGGGCAAGCCCGGAAAGCCGGTCCGCGTCGGTGACGTCGCCACGGTGAAGCAGGAGCCCGCGACCGCGGTCTCCATCACCCGTACGAACGGCAAGCAGAGCCTCGCCGTCATGGCGACGATGGACAAGGACGGCAGCGCCGTCGCCATCTCGGACGCCGTCGAGGACAAGCTCCCGGACCTGCGCGAGGACCTCGGCGCCGGCGCCGAGCTGACCGTCGTCTCCGACCAGGGGCCCGCCGTCTCCAAGGCGATCTCCGGTCTGACCACCGAAGGCGCGCTCGGCCTGCTCTTCGCCGTCGTCGTGATCCTGGTGTTCCTCGCCTCGATCCGCTCGACGCTGGTCACCGCGGTCTCCATCCCGCTCTCCGTGGTCCTCGCGCTGATCGTGCTCTGGACCCGCGACCTGTCGCTGAACATGCTGACCCTCGGCGCGCTGACCATCGCGATCGGCCGCGTCGTCGACGACTCGATCGTGGTCCTGGAGAACATCAAGCGGCACCTCGGTTACGGCGAGGAGCGCCAGTCCGCGATCATCACCGCGGTCAGGGAGGTGGCCGGCGCGGTCACCTCGTCCACGCTCACCACCGTCGCGGTCTTCCTGCCCATCGGTCTGGTCGGTGGCATGGTCGGCCAGCTCTTCGGCTCGTTCTCCCTCACCGTCACGGCGGCCCTGCTGGCCTCCCTGCTGGTCTCGCTGACCGTGGTCCCGGTCCTCTCGTACTGGTTCCTGCGGGCGCCCAGGGGCACCGCCGCGAACCCGGACGAGGCGCGCCGCAAGGCCGAGGAGAAGGAGGCCGCCAGCCGCCTCCAGCGGATCTACGTCCCGGTGCTGCGCTTCGCGACCCGGCGCCGTATCACCAGCATCGTCATCGCCTTCGTCGTCCTGTTCGGCACCTTCGGCATGGCCCCCCTGCTGAAGACGAACTTCTTCGACCAGGGCGAGCAGGAAGTCCTCTCCATCAAGCAGGAGCTGACTCCCGGCACCAGCCTGGCCGCGGCGGACGAGGCCGCGCAGAAGGTCGAGAAGGTGCTCGCCGCCGACAAGGGCGTCGAGGACTACCAGGTCACCGTGGGCTCCTCGGGCTTCATGGCGGCCTTCGGCGGCGGTTCGGGCGCCAACCAGGCCTCCTACCAGGTCACGCTCAAGGACTCGGCGGACTTCGACGCCACGCAGGAGCGGATCGACGAGGCACTCGGAAAGCTCGACGGCATCGGTGACACCACGATCGCCGCGGGTGACGGTTTCGGAAGCCAGGACCTGAGCGTCGTGGTCAAGGCCGCCGACGCGGACGTCCTGAAGAAGGCGTCCGAAGCGGTACGGGCCGAGGTCGCCGAGCTCAAGGACGTCACCGACGTCCAGAGCGACCTGGCGCAGAGTGTCCCGCGCATCTCGGTCAAGGCCAACGACAAGGCGGCCGACGCCGGCTTCAACCAGACGACGCTTGGTGCGGCGGTCGCCGGCGCGGTGCGCGGAACCCCGTCCGGCAAGGCGATCATGGACGACACCGAGCGTGACGTCATGGTCAGGTCCTCGCGCCCGGCCACCACCATGGCCGAGCTGAAGGCGCTGCCGCTCGGCCCGGTCGAGCTCGGCGACATCGCCGACGTGGAACTGGTGCCCGGCCCGGTCACGATGACCCGGATCGACGGTCAGCGCGCGGCGACGATCACCGCCAAGCCGACCGGCGACAACACGGGCGCGGTGAGCACCTCGCTCCAGACGAAGATCAACGACCTGGACCTCCCGGAGGGCGCGACCGCGACCATCGGCGGCGTGTCGCAGGACCAGGACGACGCCTTCATGAAGCTCGGCCTGGCCATGCTGGCGGCCATCGCCATCGTCTTCATGCTGCTGGTGGCCACCTTCCGGTCGCTCATCCAGCCGCTGATCCTGCTGGTCTCCATCCCCTTCGCGGCGACGGGCGCCATCGGGCTCCTGGTCGCCACCGGCACCCCGATGGGCGTCCCGGCGATGATCGGCATGCTGATGCTGATCGGCATCGTGGTGACCAACGCGATCGTGCTGATCGACCTGATCAACCAGTACAGGGCGCAGGGCATGGGCGTCGTCGAGGCAGTCGTCGAGGGCGGTCGCCACCGTCTGCGTCCGATCCTGATGACGGCACTGGCGACGATCTTCGCCCTGCTCCCGATGGCACTCGGCGTCACGGGCGAGGGCGGCTTCATCTCCCAGCCGCTGGCGGTCGTGGTGATCGGCGGTCTGATCACCTCCACACTGCTGACCCTGCTCCTGGTGCCGACGCTCTACGCGATGGTCGAACTCCGCAAGGAGCGCCGCGCGAAGAAGAAGGCGGCCAAGCGCGAGGCGGCCCCCGAAGCTCCGGAGGAAGCCACCTCCGAGGAGCCGGAGCCCGCGAAGGCCTGA
- a CDS encoding response regulator transcription factor, with amino-acid sequence MTPIKVLLADDQALLRSAFRVLVDSEPDMRVVGEAADGAEAVELARSTLADVVLMDIRMPGTDGLAATRMISADPDLAGVRIVMLTTFEVDEYVVQSLRAGASGFLGKGAEPDELLNAIRVAAAGEALLSPVATKGLIASFLAQGGGADDPEGTEYTERLAALTGREREVLVQVAGGHSNDQIADRLVVSPLTVKTHVNRAMAKLGARDRAQLVVIAYESGLVRPRVE; translated from the coding sequence ATGACACCCATCAAGGTGCTGCTCGCCGACGACCAGGCGCTGCTGCGCAGCGCCTTCCGGGTGCTGGTCGACTCGGAGCCCGACATGCGCGTCGTCGGCGAGGCCGCCGACGGGGCGGAGGCCGTGGAACTGGCCCGCTCGACCCTCGCCGACGTCGTGCTGATGGACATCCGGATGCCTGGCACCGACGGACTCGCCGCCACCCGCATGATCAGCGCGGACCCGGACCTGGCGGGCGTACGGATCGTCATGCTCACCACCTTCGAGGTGGACGAGTACGTGGTGCAGTCCCTGCGCGCCGGCGCGTCCGGCTTCCTGGGCAAGGGCGCGGAACCGGACGAGCTGCTCAACGCCATCCGTGTCGCCGCGGCCGGAGAGGCGCTGCTCTCCCCGGTCGCCACCAAGGGCCTCATCGCCAGCTTCCTGGCCCAGGGCGGCGGCGCGGACGACCCGGAGGGCACGGAGTACACCGAGCGCCTCGCCGCACTCACCGGGCGCGAGCGTGAGGTGCTCGTCCAGGTCGCGGGCGGACACTCCAACGACCAGATCGCCGACCGGCTCGTCGTCAGCCCCCTCACCGTGAAGACCCATGTGAACCGGGCCATGGCGAAACTGGGCGCGCGGGACCGTGCGCAATTGGTCGTCATTGCCTACGAATCGGGCCTGGTCCGCCCCAGGGTGGAGTGA
- a CDS encoding sensor histidine kinase, with protein sequence MTTLGTGLVRARRWLRGHPLAFDGGLALAVLVCMICASFAEPDPGHGPVFGVRTPEASSVLLMVLAAAALVLRRRRPMTVLAVTGLLSVVEFVLMDPPAPVVMSAVIALFSVAASTDRPTTWRVGLLTMGVLTVSAMVVGTTPWYSQENLGVLAWTGLAGAAGDAVRSRRAFIDAIRERAERAERTREEEAGRRVAEERLRIARDLHDVVAHHIALVNVQAGVAAHVMDKRPDQAKEALAHVREASRSALNELRTTVGLLRQSGDPEAPTEPAPGLAVLDTLVDTFRNAGLPVEVACTDPDSPLPAAVDLAAYRIIQEALTNVRKHAGAGAKAEVSVVRVGRTAEITVLDDGRGADPRREPSDGGRHGLIGMRERVTALGGTLTAGPRYGGGFRVHAILPVTSRARAPEGPDTAGTATGGRA encoded by the coding sequence GTGACCACCCTCGGAACCGGGCTCGTACGCGCCCGCCGCTGGCTGCGAGGCCACCCCCTCGCCTTCGACGGTGGCCTCGCCCTGGCCGTGCTCGTCTGCATGATCTGTGCGTCGTTCGCCGAGCCGGACCCGGGGCACGGGCCCGTCTTCGGAGTCCGGACGCCCGAGGCGTCGAGCGTCCTGCTGATGGTGCTCGCCGCCGCGGCACTCGTCCTGCGCCGGCGCAGACCCATGACGGTGCTGGCGGTGACCGGGCTGCTGTCCGTCGTGGAGTTCGTCCTCATGGATCCGCCCGCCCCCGTCGTGATGAGCGCCGTGATCGCGCTCTTCTCCGTCGCGGCCAGTACCGACCGCCCCACCACCTGGCGGGTCGGCCTGCTCACCATGGGGGTGCTGACGGTGTCCGCGATGGTGGTCGGCACGACGCCCTGGTACAGCCAGGAGAACCTCGGTGTCCTCGCCTGGACCGGCCTCGCCGGTGCCGCGGGCGACGCCGTACGCAGCAGGCGCGCGTTCATCGACGCGATCAGGGAACGGGCCGAACGCGCCGAACGCACCCGCGAGGAGGAGGCCGGCCGCAGGGTCGCCGAGGAGCGGCTGCGGATCGCCCGGGACCTCCACGACGTCGTCGCCCACCACATCGCCCTGGTCAACGTCCAGGCCGGGGTCGCGGCCCACGTCATGGACAAGCGCCCCGACCAGGCGAAGGAGGCGCTCGCCCACGTACGGGAGGCCAGCCGCTCCGCCCTCAACGAACTGCGGACCACGGTCGGGCTGCTGCGCCAGTCCGGCGACCCGGAGGCGCCCACGGAACCCGCCCCCGGACTGGCCGTCCTCGACACCCTGGTCGACACCTTCCGCAACGCCGGGCTCCCCGTCGAGGTCGCCTGCACCGACCCGGACAGCCCGCTGCCGGCGGCGGTCGACCTCGCGGCCTACCGGATCATCCAGGAGGCGCTGACCAACGTACGCAAGCACGCGGGCGCCGGCGCGAAGGCCGAGGTGAGCGTCGTACGGGTCGGGAGGACCGCGGAGATCACCGTGCTCGACGACGGCAGGGGAGCGGACCCGCGCCGCGAGCCGTCCGACGGCGGCAGGCACGGCCTGATCGGCATGCGCGAGCGCGTCACGGCCCTGGGCGGCACCCTCACGGCGGGGCCCCGTTACGGAGGCGGATTCAGGGTTCATGCGATCCTGCCCGTCACGTCCCGCGCACGCGCTCCGGAAGGGCCGGACACGGCTGGGACGGCAACGGGGGGACGCGCATGA